One Neisseria sicca genomic region harbors:
- the ligA gene encoding NAD-dependent DNA ligase LigA, producing the protein MNQTAQHIRHLTDLLNRYAYEYYTLDAPSVPDAEYDKLFRELEALERNHPELKLPDSPTQRVGGEPLAGFAEVRHEVPMLSLTNAFSPQDENGVFDHAEMYAFDQRVRDGLDGGNPEYVIEPKFDGLAISLLYRDGVLVQAATRGDGTIGEDVTQNVKTVANIPLRLHGDNPPEFIEVRGEVLMLKADFTALNKRQTENGQKPFANPRNAAAGSLRQLDSRITAQRKLHFFPYSIARQQGGFAAEEHIQELAYFQELGFSLPNGNFGCFKNIGEVLAFYEQMQQKRPSLPYEIDGMVVKVNSLAQQRELGFISRAPRWAIAHKFPAEEALTIVEAIDVQIGRTGAVTPVARLQPVFVGGVTVTNATLHNQDEVSRKDVRVGDTVVVRRAGDVIPEVVRVIFERRPMQETAVSNVSDGLKYQQDDLFAETPSTNQTQSVPLHKPYRLPTHCPICRSEIEREEGEAVARCSGGMLCQAQRAQGLIHFASRKAMDIDGLGQKQIEQLVAQDLVRHFADLYRLDIPTLQKMKETADKVSSENENGDAETVSDDLSELNTQNGKKQPTKWAENILAGIEASKTPELTRFLFALGIRHVGERTAKTLAQAFGSLEHVRRAPEPILACLPDIGTVVARSIAHFFAQDAQQAMIDELLAAGVAPQTQAVTIPPARHAEPQRWIARLPGFKISENKAQALWELAGKSIEGLQTDKALPADWQTWRSETQNAALLENLKTFFAQTSSENQEATVSDDLNEAVAGKTFVLTGTLPTLKRDQAQALIEAAGGKVSGSVSKKTDYVVAGEAAGSKLEKANALGVAVLSEEELLTMLD; encoded by the coding sequence ATGAATCAAACCGCACAACACATCCGCCACCTCACCGACCTCCTCAACCGCTACGCCTACGAATACTACACCCTCGACGCACCCAGCGTACCCGATGCCGAATACGACAAATTATTCCGCGAACTCGAAGCGTTGGAACGAAACCATCCCGAGCTCAAACTGCCCGACAGTCCGACCCAGCGCGTCGGCGGCGAGCCTTTGGCGGGATTTGCCGAAGTGCGCCACGAAGTGCCGATGCTGTCGCTGACCAACGCCTTTTCCCCGCAAGATGAAAACGGCGTGTTCGACCATGCCGAAATGTACGCTTTCGACCAACGCGTGCGCGACGGTTTGGACGGCGGCAATCCCGAATACGTTATCGAACCCAAATTCGATGGCCTCGCCATCAGCCTGCTCTACCGCGACGGCGTATTGGTGCAGGCTGCGACACGCGGCGACGGCACGATAGGCGAAGACGTTACCCAAAACGTCAAAACCGTCGCCAACATCCCCCTGCGGCTGCACGGCGATAATCCGCCCGAATTCATCGAAGTCCGCGGTGAAGTGCTGATGCTCAAAGCCGACTTTACCGCCCTCAATAAAAGACAAACCGAAAACGGGCAAAAACCCTTTGCCAATCCGCGCAATGCCGCCGCCGGCAGCCTGCGCCAACTTGATTCGCGCATCACCGCGCAACGCAAACTGCACTTTTTCCCCTACTCGATTGCCCGCCAGCAAGGCGGTTTCGCAGCCGAAGAACACATCCAAGAACTCGCCTATTTCCAAGAACTCGGCTTCAGCCTGCCTAACGGCAATTTCGGCTGTTTCAAAAATATCGGCGAAGTATTGGCGTTTTACGAACAAATGCAGCAAAAACGCCCCTCCCTACCCTACGAAATCGACGGCATGGTGGTCAAAGTCAACAGCTTGGCGCAACAACGCGAACTCGGCTTCATCTCCCGCGCGCCGCGCTGGGCGATTGCCCACAAATTTCCCGCCGAAGAAGCCCTGACCATCGTCGAAGCCATAGACGTGCAAATCGGGCGCACCGGCGCCGTTACCCCCGTCGCCCGCCTGCAACCCGTATTCGTCGGCGGCGTCACCGTCACCAACGCCACCCTGCACAATCAGGACGAAGTATCGCGCAAAGACGTGCGCGTCGGCGATACCGTCGTCGTGCGCCGCGCCGGAGACGTTATTCCCGAAGTCGTGCGCGTGATTTTCGAACGCCGTCCGATGCAGGAAACCGCCGTTTCCAACGTTTCAGACGGCCTCAAATACCAACAAGACGACCTCTTTGCCGAAACACCGTCTACCAATCAAACCCAATCCGTTCCGCTACACAAGCCCTACCGCCTGCCGACCCACTGCCCCATCTGCCGCAGCGAAATCGAACGCGAAGAAGGCGAAGCCGTCGCCCGATGCAGCGGCGGCATGCTTTGTCAGGCGCAACGCGCACAAGGCTTAATCCACTTCGCCTCGCGCAAAGCCATGGACATCGACGGCCTCGGTCAAAAACAAATCGAGCAGCTTGTCGCCCAAGACCTCGTCCGCCATTTCGCCGACCTCTACCGCCTCGACATCCCGACCTTGCAAAAAATGAAGGAAACGGCGGATAAAGTGTCGTCTGAAAACGAAAACGGCGACGCCGAAACAGTTTCAGACGACCTGTCTGAACTCAATACCCAAAACGGCAAAAAACAGCCGACCAAGTGGGCGGAAAACATCCTCGCAGGCATAGAAGCCAGCAAAACGCCCGAACTCACCCGCTTCCTGTTCGCGCTCGGCATCCGCCACGTCGGCGAACGCACCGCCAAAACGCTGGCACAGGCATTCGGCTCGCTGGAACACGTCCGCCGCGCACCCGAACCCATCCTCGCCTGCCTGCCCGACATCGGCACCGTCGTCGCCCGCTCCATCGCCCACTTCTTCGCCCAAGACGCGCAACAGGCGATGATAGACGAGCTGCTCGCCGCAGGCGTTGCCCCGCAAACCCAAGCCGTTACCATCCCGCCCGCCCGCCATGCCGAGCCGCAACGCTGGATTGCCCGCCTGCCCGGTTTCAAAATCAGCGAAAACAAAGCCCAAGCCTTATGGGAACTCGCCGGCAAAAGCATAGAAGGCCTGCAAACCGACAAAGCCCTGCCTGCTGACTGGCAAACATGGCGCAGCGAAACACAAAACGCCGCCCTGCTCGAAAACCTGAAAACCTTCTTCGCCCAAACGTCGTCTGAAAACCAAGAAGCAACGGTTTCAGACGACCTCAACGAAGCCGTAGCAGGCAAAACCTTTGTGTTAACCGGCACGCTGCCCACCCTCAAACGCGACCAAGCCCAAGCCTTGATCGAAGCCGCCGGCGGCAAAGTTTCCGGCAGCGTGTCCAAAAAAACCGACTACGTCGTCGCCGGGGAAGCCGCCGGCAGCAAGCTAGAAAAAGCCAACGCCTTGGGTGTGGCGGTTTTGAGTGAGGAAGAGCTTTTGACGATGCTGGATTAA
- a CDS encoding cell division protein ZipA C-terminal FtsZ-binding domain-containing protein, with protein sequence MIFIVLGLAVILAVIAYNMYQENQYRKQVREQFGHSDKDALLNSKTSHVRDGKESGGKGLFVKKANKAQEAALRNLQEQDEIFAAKAKLAKPSAIKTDVELAIEDDFTDEPVQHTVIGLNNEITTQAASDEPVNLPSAANQPLVSLDELSQVELPWFDPRFDYLAYIALSEAQELHALPRLSNRHRFQIIGCTMDDRFQVAEPIPSVYYQGFVVGLQAVSRNGLATQEELQQFNQQVDTFAQLMGGKVLHTDLAAFTEVAQALDTFCARVDQTIAIHLVSHSNISGVELRASVENLGFVLGEDGAFHYTGQTGSPMFAIHSLTGDAFTNALLDNQSYKGFSMLLDIPHAPAGEKTFDLFMDLAVRLSGQLGLDLVNDKMEEVSTQWLKDIRNYVLARQEEMVKVGIKPGSKQALRLFS encoded by the coding sequence ATGATTTTCATCGTCTTAGGCTTGGCAGTCATCCTTGCCGTCATCGCCTACAATATGTACCAAGAAAACCAATACCGCAAACAGGTGCGCGAGCAGTTCGGCCACTCCGACAAAGACGCGCTCCTAAACAGTAAAACCAGCCATGTGCGCGACGGCAAAGAATCCGGCGGCAAAGGCCTGTTCGTCAAAAAAGCGAACAAAGCCCAAGAAGCCGCGCTGCGCAATCTGCAAGAACAAGACGAAATCTTCGCCGCCAAAGCCAAACTCGCCAAACCTTCCGCCATCAAAACCGATGTCGAGTTGGCGATTGAAGACGACTTTACCGACGAGCCGGTACAGCATACCGTCATCGGGCTGAACAACGAAATCACCACCCAAGCCGCCAGCGACGAACCGGTTAACCTGCCGTCCGCCGCCAACCAACCTTTGGTCAGCTTGGACGAATTGTCTCAAGTCGAATTGCCGTGGTTTGACCCGCGCTTCGACTACCTCGCCTACATCGCCCTCTCTGAAGCGCAAGAGCTGCACGCCCTGCCCCGCCTGTCCAACCGCCACCGTTTCCAAATCATCGGCTGCACCATGGACGACCGCTTCCAAGTTGCCGAACCGATTCCGAGCGTGTATTACCAAGGTTTCGTTGTCGGCCTGCAAGCAGTCAGCCGCAACGGTTTGGCAACCCAAGAAGAATTGCAACAATTCAACCAACAGGTTGACACCTTCGCCCAACTGATGGGCGGCAAGGTCCTCCACACCGATTTGGCGGCGTTTACCGAAGTCGCGCAGGCATTGGACACCTTCTGTGCCCGCGTCGATCAAACTATCGCCATCCACTTGGTTTCACACAGCAACATCAGCGGCGTCGAACTGCGCGCTTCTGTTGAAAACCTCGGTTTCGTGTTGGGCGAAGACGGCGCATTCCACTACACCGGACAAACCGGCAGCCCGATGTTTGCCATCCACAGTCTCACAGGCGACGCGTTTACCAACGCCCTCTTGGACAACCAGTCCTACAAAGGCTTCAGCATGTTGCTCGATATCCCGCACGCACCTGCCGGCGAAAAAACCTTCGACCTCTTCATGGACTTGGCGGTACGCCTCTCCGGTCAGTTGGGCTTGGATTTGGTCAACGACAAAATGGAAGAAGTTTCTACCCAATGGCTCAAAGACATTCGCAATTACGTCTTGGCGCGTCAGGAAGAAATGGTCAAAGTCGGCATCAAACCCGGCAGCAAACAAGCCCTGCGCCTGTTTTCCTAA
- the ampD gene encoding 1,6-anhydro-N-acetylmuramyl-L-alanine amidase AmpD: MNLPSECQDIDWQQGWWQPARRAFSPNFEPRAESETVSLVVLHNISLPPFEYGTGAVEKLFTNRIDPDEHPFFSVIHTLRVSSHFLITREGEAVQFVSCDDMAYHAGVSSFRGREKCNAFSVGIELEGCDFEPFTEAQYQTLETLLKALVGHYPITAVTGHQDIAPDRKTDPGHFFDWQRLQTAGFPVVR, from the coding sequence ATGAATCTTCCGTCCGAATGCCAAGACATTGACTGGCAACAAGGCTGGTGGCAGCCTGCGCGCCGCGCGTTTTCACCAAACTTCGAACCGCGGGCAGAATCAGAAACCGTGTCGCTGGTGGTTTTACACAATATTTCGCTGCCACCTTTCGAATATGGGACGGGCGCGGTGGAAAAACTGTTTACCAACCGCATCGACCCCGATGAACATCCGTTTTTCAGCGTCATCCACACCTTGCGCGTTTCCAGCCACTTTTTGATTACCCGCGAGGGCGAGGCGGTGCAGTTCGTTTCTTGCGACGATATGGCATACCACGCAGGCGTATCGTCGTTTCGCGGACGCGAAAAGTGCAATGCGTTTTCGGTCGGTATCGAATTGGAAGGCTGCGATTTCGAGCCGTTTACTGAAGCACAATATCAAACGCTGGAAACTCTGTTGAAAGCGTTGGTCGGGCATTATCCCATCACCGCCGTTACCGGCCATCAAGACATCGCCCCCGACCGCAAAACCGATCCCGGCCACTTTTTCGACTGGCAAAGATTGCAGACGGCGGGTTTTCCGGTTGTCCGTTAA
- the mltG gene encoding endolytic transglycosylase MltG — MLKKMLKWFAVFFVAVAAVFAALLFVPKDNNKAYRIKIAKNQGISSVSRTLAEDGIVYNRHVLVAAAYMIGAHNKLNAGSYRLPSNISAWGILQKIRNGRPDAVTVQIVEGSRFATMRKIIDNTPDIEHKTRGWSDAELMQAVAPDALSSNPEGQFFPDSYEIDAGSSDLQIYQTAYQTMQRRLNDAWEDRQSGLPYKNPYEMLIMASLIEKETAHEDDRAHVASVFVNRLNIGMRLQTDPTVIYGMGSAYKGKIRKADLQRDTPYNTYTRSGLTPTPIALPSKAALEAAAHPSNEKYLYFVSKMDGTGLSQFSHNLEEHNAAVRKYILKK; from the coding sequence ATGCTGAAAAAAATGTTGAAATGGTTTGCGGTATTTTTTGTTGCCGTTGCCGCCGTGTTCGCCGCCTTGCTGTTTGTTCCCAAAGACAACAACAAAGCATACCGTATCAAAATTGCCAAAAACCAAGGCATCTCTTCCGTCAGCCGTACACTTGCCGAAGACGGAATCGTTTACAACCGCCACGTTTTGGTCGCAGCCGCCTATATGATAGGCGCACACAATAAACTCAACGCCGGCTCGTACCGCCTCCCTTCCAACATTTCCGCATGGGGCATTTTACAGAAAATCCGCAACGGCAGACCCGATGCTGTTACCGTTCAAATCGTCGAAGGTTCGCGTTTTGCCACCATGCGTAAAATCATCGATAACACCCCCGACATCGAACATAAAACACGCGGCTGGAGCGATGCGGAACTCATGCAGGCAGTTGCCCCAGATGCGCTCAGCAGCAACCCGGAAGGCCAGTTCTTCCCCGACAGCTACGAAATCGACGCAGGCAGCAGCGATTTGCAAATCTACCAAACCGCTTATCAAACCATGCAACGTCGTCTGAACGACGCTTGGGAGGATCGCCAAAGCGGATTGCCCTACAAAAATCCGTATGAAATGCTGATTATGGCGAGCCTGATTGAAAAAGAAACCGCCCACGAAGACGACCGCGCCCATGTTGCTTCCGTATTCGTCAACCGCCTCAACATCGGCATGCGCCTGCAGACTGACCCGACCGTGATTTACGGCATGGGAAGCGCGTACAAAGGCAAAATCCGCAAAGCCGACCTCCAGCGCGATACGCCGTATAACACCTACACCCGCAGCGGCTTAACCCCGACCCCCATCGCCCTGCCGAGCAAAGCCGCCCTTGAAGCCGCCGCGCATCCGTCGAATGAAAAATACCTCTATTTCGTCTCCAAAATGGACGGCACCGGCTTGAGCCAGTTCAGCCATAATCTGGAAGAACACAACGCCGCTGTACGCAAATATATTTTGAAGAAATAG
- a CDS encoding IS3 family transposase, which produces MLYARRGCLSKGVKSPQPKTDRKGQSQTVQTLRAQHPLKYLLHIANLPKSSFYYHHQDRPDPDEADKALLVETYRRHKGRYGQRRIAAALDWNRKKVARLMKQLELKALIRAKKAYRHPAMGEISEHLLKRRFKARKPNEKWLTDVTELKGKDGKLYLSPILDLFNREIVAYAMSRRADSEMVKEMLEKAAPRLTDKGTMLHSDQGVLYRTAGYRELLAEHSMVQSMSRKANCWDNAPMESFFAVLKTECFYNAGELTVDELMKQIDDYMDYYNRERCSLKLKKLSPVAYRTQLAQSA; this is translated from the coding sequence GTGCTATATGCGCGCAGAGGTTGCCTATCTAAAGGAGTTAAAAGCCCTCAGCCAAAAACAGACCGAAAAGGACAAAGCCAAACCGTCCAAACACTGAGGGCGCAACACCCGCTCAAATACCTGCTGCACATTGCAAACCTGCCCAAAAGCAGCTTCTACTACCACCACCAAGACCGGCCCGACCCCGACGAAGCCGACAAAGCCCTCCTTGTCGAAACCTACCGGCGGCATAAAGGACGCTACGGACAAAGGCGCATTGCCGCCGCATTAGATTGGAACCGCAAAAAAGTGGCGCGGTTGATGAAGCAGTTGGAACTGAAAGCCCTCATACGGGCGAAAAAAGCCTACCGCCATCCCGCCATGGGCGAGATATCGGAACACCTCCTCAAACGCCGGTTCAAAGCCCGAAAGCCCAACGAAAAATGGCTAACCGACGTTACCGAACTCAAAGGGAAGGACGGCAAACTGTACCTCTCGCCAATCTTGGACTTGTTCAACCGGGAAATCGTCGCCTACGCCATGAGCCGCAGAGCCGACAGCGAAATGGTGAAGGAAATGCTCGAAAAAGCCGCGCCCCGTCTGACTGATAAAGGAACGATGCTTCATTCGGACCAAGGTGTGCTGTACCGTACGGCGGGGTATAGGGAATTGCTTGCGGAGCATTCCATGGTTCAAAGCATGTCGCGAAAGGCGAACTGTTGGGACAATGCGCCGATGGAAAGCTTCTTTGCGGTGTTGAAGACGGAGTGTTTCTATAACGCAGGTGAATTGACGGTAGATGAATTGATGAAGCAGATAGATGACTATATGGATTACTACAACCGGGAGCGTTGCAGTTTGAAATTGAAAAAGCTGAGTCCTGTCGCATACAGAACCCAGCTTGCACAGAGCGCCTGA
- a CDS encoding helix-turn-helix domain-containing protein, which translates to MSKYTLHFKYQAVLHYLHIRSQQRTADHYGISRTHLRRWIRAYQEGGIGALEHPQSKTMPQHRKNPFIADKPDQEKTQAELIEELCYMRAEVAYLKELKALSQKQTEKDKAKPSKH; encoded by the coding sequence ATGAGCAAATATACATTACACTTCAAATACCAAGCCGTACTCCACTACCTGCATATACGCAGCCAACAGCGTACCGCAGACCACTACGGCATTTCCCGAACCCACCTGAGACGATGGATACGCGCCTATCAAGAAGGCGGCATCGGCGCACTCGAACATCCCCAATCCAAAACCATGCCCCAACACCGCAAAAACCCCTTCATCGCAGATAAACCCGACCAAGAAAAAACGCAGGCAGAGCTTATTGAAGAGTTGTGCTATATGCGCGCAGAGGTTGCCTATCTAAAGGAGTTAAAAGCCCTCAGCCAAAAACAGACCGAAAAGGACAAAGCCAAACCGTCCAAACACTGA
- a CDS encoding HlyD family secretion protein encodes MSQPDTPEQPDTESPKTAVPQPEMQPETSSETPSEPQEPAQWQPEKHRFGSIGILAASAIGVVLALYAFRLPPFGMGEVYTNNAYVRGSVTAVSPRVGGYVQKVLVRDFDNVKAGQPLVEIDPAPYRAKVAQAEAGLAGQQAALNKTAQDKASALAVSKANQAAIDNARAQLDRARREWQRIQAVSADAVSQSSRDAAQTAVKQAEAGLKQAQEQYAVAQQNIINTGVGREGAQAGIANAQALLDLAKQDLGHTVIYAPASGKLGEVSVKQGQLVSAGTQLMSVVPPERWIIANIKETDMANVKIGQSASVSIDALGGKAFSGKVAEISPATASEFSLIKADSGTGNFVKIAQRIAVKIVFDAGQQDLERLAPGMSAEVNIATK; translated from the coding sequence ATGTCCCAACCCGACACCCCCGAACAACCCGACACCGAATCCCCAAAAACCGCCGTGCCGCAGCCCGAGATGCAGCCTGAAACGTCGTCTGAAACCCCGTCCGAGCCGCAAGAGCCCGCCCAATGGCAGCCTGAAAAACACCGTTTCGGCAGCATCGGCATACTCGCCGCCAGCGCAATCGGCGTGGTGCTTGCCCTGTATGCCTTCCGCCTGCCGCCCTTCGGCATGGGCGAGGTTTACACCAACAACGCCTATGTGCGCGGCAGCGTAACCGCCGTCAGCCCGCGCGTGGGCGGCTATGTGCAGAAAGTGCTGGTGCGCGATTTTGACAACGTAAAAGCAGGGCAGCCGCTGGTGGAAATCGACCCCGCGCCCTACCGCGCCAAAGTCGCCCAAGCCGAAGCTGGGCTGGCGGGGCAGCAGGCGGCGTTGAACAAAACCGCGCAGGACAAAGCCTCCGCCCTCGCCGTCTCCAAAGCCAACCAAGCCGCGATTGACAACGCCCGCGCCCAGCTTGACCGCGCCCGCCGCGAATGGCAGCGCATACAGGCGGTGAGTGCCGATGCCGTGTCGCAAAGCAGCCGCGATGCCGCGCAAACCGCCGTTAAACAAGCCGAAGCGGGCCTGAAACAGGCGCAGGAGCAATACGCCGTGGCGCAGCAGAACATCATCAACACGGGCGTAGGGCGCGAGGGCGCACAGGCGGGCATCGCCAACGCGCAAGCCCTGCTGGACTTGGCAAAACAGGATTTGGGGCATACTGTGATTTACGCGCCCGCCAGCGGCAAACTCGGCGAAGTCAGCGTAAAACAAGGGCAGCTTGTGAGCGCGGGCACGCAGCTGATGTCCGTCGTGCCGCCCGAACGCTGGATCATCGCCAACATCAAAGAAACCGATATGGCCAACGTGAAAATCGGGCAGAGTGCCAGCGTGAGTATCGACGCACTCGGCGGCAAGGCGTTCAGCGGCAAAGTCGCCGAAATCTCGCCCGCCACCGCTTCCGAATTCAGCCTGATTAAAGCCGACAGCGGCACGGGCAACTTCGTCAAAATCGCCCAACGCATCGCCGTAAAAATCGTATTTGACGCAGGGCAACAGGATTTGGAACGCCTCGCGCCGGGGATGTCGGCGGAAGTGAACATTGCTACGAAGTAA
- a CDS encoding MFS transporter — protein sequence MPLQSGGYTFKPHEMPFMPGSPASPEHPKKRRLAYLAIGLLLALSSGFQNGLLTASLPQLRGDLSLDLQQGGWIQAAYFMAYACMSVLFFKVRKAYGLQRFVRITLFAQLAASLLQLVYHHYEVELIACVAAAIAASGLLVLSIYYMMQGFTGTKKLVGLVFGLGLMQVGTPLAQSLVPLLYGDGDLNGVFAFQATLALACTACLFALPLPPGITVRKSFTLTDALSFTLFASGIALLCAFLVQGRTVWWTTQWLGWLLAGGVGLTGLALYIESTRHKPMLDWHWMTVPQILIFAVMGVMARLLTSEQTVGAAGLMGAVGVGSAQMSTFYLIVAGGMLAGVVGSLILLDINDIRRPVMVALACFALGAWLEIGVGMQTRPAQLYFSQFIVAFASLLFMGPMMLEGALRALAKSPDHMMSFSAVFGLSQTLGGLAGAAAFSAFLTYRTRDHLAAIAQNLTLSNPALAADIQRNAAALSATLSDPVLLQGRAVSQITAQAGKEASVAAYSDLFALLAAMAAVSTLVAVALWLYRRYYKIDILAAEKAKVFAALGK from the coding sequence ATGCCCCTGCAATCCGGCGGCTACACCTTCAAGCCGCATGAAATGCCCTTTATGCCGGGTTCGCCCGCCTCGCCCGAGCATCCGAAAAAGCGGCGGCTCGCGTATCTTGCCATCGGTTTATTACTCGCGCTGTCGTCGGGCTTCCAAAACGGGCTGCTCACCGCCTCGCTGCCGCAGCTGCGCGGCGATTTGTCGCTCGATTTGCAGCAGGGCGGCTGGATTCAGGCGGCGTATTTCATGGCTTACGCCTGCATGAGCGTCCTCTTTTTCAAAGTCCGCAAGGCGTATGGCCTGCAACGCTTCGTCCGCATCACCCTGTTCGCCCAGCTTGCCGCCAGCCTACTGCAACTGGTTTATCACCATTACGAAGTGGAACTCATCGCGTGTGTTGCCGCCGCAATCGCCGCCAGCGGCCTGCTGGTGCTGTCGATTTACTACATGATGCAGGGCTTTACCGGCACGAAAAAGCTGGTCGGGCTGGTGTTCGGGCTGGGTCTGATGCAGGTCGGCACGCCGCTGGCGCAGAGCCTCGTGCCGCTGCTGTATGGCGACGGCGACCTCAACGGCGTGTTCGCCTTTCAGGCTACCCTCGCGCTCGCCTGCACCGCCTGCCTGTTCGCCCTGCCGCTGCCGCCCGGCATCACCGTGCGCAAATCGTTCACGCTGACCGACGCGCTCAGCTTTACCCTGTTCGCCTCCGGCATCGCGCTGTTGTGCGCCTTTCTCGTGCAGGGGCGCACGGTGTGGTGGACGACGCAGTGGCTCGGCTGGCTGCTCGCGGGCGGTGTGGGGCTGACGGGGCTGGCGTTGTACATCGAATCGACGCGGCACAAGCCGATGCTGGACTGGCACTGGATGACCGTGCCGCAAATCCTCATCTTCGCCGTGATGGGCGTGATGGCGCGGCTCTTGACCTCGGAGCAGACCGTCGGCGCGGCGGGGCTGATGGGCGCGGTGGGCGTGGGCAGCGCGCAGATGAGCACGTTTTACCTGATTGTTGCGGGCGGAATGCTGGCGGGTGTGGTCGGCAGCCTGATTTTGCTGGATATCAACGACATCCGCCGCCCCGTGATGGTTGCGCTCGCCTGTTTCGCCCTCGGTGCGTGGCTGGAAATCGGCGTGGGCATGCAGACCCGCCCCGCGCAACTTTATTTCAGCCAGTTTATCGTTGCCTTTGCCTCGCTGCTGTTTATGGGGCCGATGATGCTTGAAGGCGCACTGCGCGCGCTGGCGAAAAGCCCCGACCACATGATGAGCTTCTCCGCCGTGTTCGGCCTGTCGCAAACCCTCGGCGGGCTGGCGGGTGCGGCGGCATTCAGCGCGTTTTTAACTTACCGCACCCGCGACCACCTCGCCGCCATCGCGCAAAACCTGACCCTCTCCAACCCCGCGCTCGCCGCCGACATCCAGCGCAACGCCGCCGCCCTCTCCGCCACCCTCTCCGACCCGGTGCTGCTGCAAGGCCGCGCCGTCTCGCAAATCACCGCGCAGGCGGGCAAAGAAGCGTCGGTGGCGGCATACAGCGACCTGTTCGCGCTGCTGGCGGCGATGGCGGCGGTATCGACCCTCGTCGCCGTCGCCCTGTGGCTGTACCGCCGTTATTACAAGATTGATATTCTGGCGGCGGAGAAGGCGAAAGTGTTTGCGGCGTTGGGGAAATAG
- a CDS encoding IS481 family transposase, with product MNMHKNTRLTPHHRQAIWTAYTQEKESVSSLARRYQVSRVTIYRALKAARGRLLKPQTSTNNRFKQAKYGMKRLAKVERSIQKKLKRQAKRYNKSYPGELVHLDTKRLPLLKGQKATDKRDYLFVAIDDFSRELYAAILPDKTADSAAKFLTEQVIEPCPYLIECVYSDNGSEYKGGASHAFGTACYENGINQKFTRPARPQTNGKAERVIRTIMEMWHEKQSFDSREHRQKELCRFANFYNTVKPHGSLGGDTPFEVLQAYFSQPVV from the coding sequence ATGAACATGCACAAAAATACCCGCCTCACCCCGCACCACCGCCAAGCCATTTGGACAGCATACACACAGGAGAAGGAAAGCGTAAGCTCATTGGCACGGCGTTACCAAGTCAGCCGTGTCACCATCTATCGCGCACTTAAAGCCGCAAGGGGTAGGCTGCTCAAACCCCAAACCAGCACCAACAACCGTTTCAAACAGGCAAAGTACGGAATGAAACGCCTAGCCAAGGTAGAACGCAGCATTCAGAAAAAACTCAAAAGGCAGGCCAAACGCTACAATAAATCCTACCCCGGAGAGCTGGTACATCTCGATACCAAACGGCTGCCGCTGCTCAAAGGTCAGAAAGCCACCGACAAACGAGATTACCTGTTTGTCGCCATTGATGATTTCTCAAGAGAACTGTATGCCGCCATCCTGCCGGACAAAACCGCAGACAGTGCGGCCAAGTTCCTAACGGAACAAGTCATCGAACCCTGCCCCTATTTGATCGAGTGCGTGTATTCGGACAACGGCAGCGAATATAAAGGCGGGGCAAGTCATGCTTTCGGTACTGCCTGTTATGAAAACGGCATCAATCAAAAGTTTACCCGTCCAGCCCGTCCGCAGACCAACGGCAAAGCCGAGAGGGTTATTCGGACGATTATGGAAATGTGGCACGAAAAGCAGAGTTTTGACAGTCGGGAACACCGGCAAAAGGAGCTGTGCCGATTTGCGAACTTTTATAACACCGTGAAGCCGCACGGTAGTCTGGGCGGCGATACGCCGTTTGAGGTCTTGCAGGCTTACTTTTCTCAACCTGTGGTGTAA